Proteins encoded within one genomic window of Haematobia irritans isolate KBUSLIRL chromosome 5, ASM5000362v1, whole genome shotgun sequence:
- the wcd gene encoding U3 small nucleolar RNA-associated protein 18 homolog wicked, whose amino-acid sequence MSDDELSDDMQELNDLIAEYREKEDTENNEDIETKVVEKTEGPNEVPMDKVIFGDKNTLLRNLKRAVDHKGKTEARDSANSEDESDDERERKKPKQRKPVWVDADDEDIQLGDVKKETKRSGPLDHLKLDKSYKEHLTARFTRIVNQPKWASLDEKDKEKQSDDEEDGDSELLRTVGFLNKTPEGILAEKHLSAKRMKDVNRATYAEGNINSIQFHPSSTAALVAGDKGIASIYAIDGTQNDKLYNIHIPNFPIKCAKILPCGTKAVFGSFTPYGYLYDLMTAKETRYYLRKESGNLSNFVISPCGRYLVSAGRFGEIHIQEAKTFEIITTLKQNDNVAALCFTNDSQRLIVSGRSANVCVFSMRQQRLEHSFIDDGCINGKAMDISPNQRMLATGSMEGVVNVYDFDKIMQSKTPLPEKTFLNLTTAIGSVKFNHSSELLAFASYQCPNALKMAHFPSGTVYANFPGFMPKLGFIRTLEFSPHSAYLALGNAKECPLFRLKHFKNY is encoded by the coding sequence ATGAGTGACGACGAACTAAGTGATGATATGCAAGAGTTAAATGACCTCATTGCAGAATATCGTGAAAAAGAAGACACAGAAAACAATGAAGATATTGAAACAAAAGTTGTGGAAAAGACGGAGGGGCCCAACGAAGTGCCTATGGACAAAGTTATATTTGGTGACAAAAATACTCTTTTAAGGAACCTCAAAAGAGCAGTCGACCATAAGGGGAAAACAGAAGCTAGAGATAGCGCAAACAGTGAAGATGAAAGTGACGATGAACGCGAAAGGAAAAAGCCAAAACAACGAAAGCCTGTTTGGGTAGATGCCGATGACGAAGATATTCAATTGGGGGAtgttaaaaaagaaacaaaacgcTCGGGACCTTTGGATCATTTAAAATTGGATAAATCGTATAAAGAACACTTGACCGCACGATTCACTCGTATTGTAAACCAACCAAAATGGGCAAGTCTTGATGAAAAGGATAAAGAAAAGCAATCTGATGATGAAGAGGATGGTGACAGCGAATTGTTGCGGACTGTGGGTTTCCTAAATAAGACACCCGAAGGAATTTTGGCTGAGAAGCATCTTAGTGCGAAAAGAATGAAAGATGTTAATCGAGCCACATATGCTGAAGGCAACATTAACAGTATACAATTTCATCCTTCCAGTACCGCTGCTCTAGTAGCAGGTGATAAAGGCATTGCTTCCATATATGCTATCGATGGCACCCAAAATGATAAACTCTATAATATTCACATACCAAACTTCCCCATAAAATGTGCAAAGATACTTCCATGCGGAACAAAGGCGGTGTTTGGCTCCTTTACACCTTATGGCTACCTCTATGATTTAATGACGGCCAAGGAAACACGATATTATCTGAGGAAAGAGAGTGGCAATTTAAGTAATTTTGTTATATCCCCTTGTGGACGGTATTTAGTGTCTGCCGGGCGTTTTGGAGAGATTCACATACAAGAGGCCAAAACATTCGAAATAATAACCACTTTGAAACAAAATGACAATGTGGCTGCCCTTTGTTTCACCAACGACTCCCAAAGGCTTATTGTAAGCGGTCGCTCTGCTAATGTATGTGTGTTTTCTATGCGCCAGCAAAGACTGGAACATTCATTCATCGATGATGGTTGCATCAATGGCAAAGCAATGGATATATCGCCCAATCAGCGTATGTTAGCGACAGGTAGTATGGAAGGAGTAGTCAATGTTTATGATTTCGATAAGATAATGCAGTCGAAAACACCACTGCCGGAGAAAACCTTTTTGAACTTGACTACTGCCATAGGTAGTGTGAAATTCAACCATAGCTCCGAATTATTGGCATTCGCATCGTATCAATGTCCGAATGCATTGAAAATGGCTCATTTCCCTTCGGGCACGGTTTATGCAAATTTCCCCGgatttatgccaaaattgggATTTATAAGAACGTTGGAATTTTCACCACACTCGGCCTATTTAGCATTGGGTAACGCTAAGGAGTGTCctctatttagacttaagcattttAAAAACTATTAA
- the LOC142238227 gene encoding protein O-glucosyltransferase 2-like, with protein sequence MKIIVIYLALVATICKASPKIVDPTKTTVYGSGLEPDKVVLPARYFYIHATGEDGRKFKESPPLNFDVQIEGKSPHGSCRSKVDVINRGDGSFVARYTIITDWCDKMVLNIKYNGTHVAKSPYYIRDLVYSDKCYCPRDLNIWMIDNECKAASQEDQIVSDLHSFKRVNFSMIRDNLIKRYNQPESISLCHYVVKDQQIWRKCYGKYDGFKMFMDATLLALGRIVALPDMEFFLNLGDWPLSRKGGQQRTSGPYPIFSWCGSDDSHDIVLPTYDLMESSIENMHRVALDVLSVQREKYPWSNKIEKLFWRGRDSRRERLDLIGLAHKHPDKIDAAITNFFFFRDEENKYGPKVPHISFLEFFKYKYQLNIDGTVASYRLPYLLGGGSAVLKQTSHFYEHFYHKLIPHKHYIPVKRDLSDLIETITWIRENDSKAQEIAKNAQEFVNSHLTPGHIYCYHMALFKEWSNRLVSPVIVLPEMEKLEQTHSCSCKETHTRDEL encoded by the exons atGAAAATTATAGTGATATACCTAGCTTTAGTAGCTACCATATGCAAAGCTAGTCCAAAAATTGTAGACCCAACAAAAACTACTGTTTATGGAAGTGGATTGGAGCCTGATAAAGTAGTACTTCCTGCGCGATACTTTTATATTCATGCGACCGGAGAAGATGGACGTAA ATTTAAAGAGTCTCCACCTTTAAATTTCGATGTGCAAATTGAGGGCAAATCTCCACATGGATCGTGTCGTTCCAAAGTTGATGTCATTAATCGGGGAGATGGTTCCTTTGTGGCTCGTTACACTATTATCACTGATTGGTGCGACAAAATGGTTCTAAATATTAAGTACAATGGAACGCATGTAGCAAAGTCTCCATATTACATACGTGACTTAGTATACTCGGATAAGTGTTATTGCCCTCGAGATCTTAATATTTGGATGATCGATAATGAGTGTAAGGCTGCCTCTCAGGAAGATCAGATTGTCAGTGATTTACATTCATTTAAGCGTGTTAACTTTAGCATGATACGTGATAATTTAATCAAACGCTACAATCAACCAGAGAGTATATCACTTTGTCATTATGTGGTCAAAGATCAACAAATCTGGCGCAAATGTTATGGTAAATATGATGGATTCAAAATGTTCATGGATGCAACACTTTTGGCATTGGGACGAATTGTGGCATTACCTGATATGGAATTCTTTCTAAACTTGGGCGATTGGCCATTATCGCGCAAAGGGGGTCAACAAAGAACGTCAGGTCCTTATCCAATATTTTCATGGTGTGGCAGCGATGATTCCCATGATATTGTGTTGCCAACCTACGATCTCATGGAATCGAGTATAGAAAATATGCATCGTGTAGCTTTAGATGTTTTGTCTGTTCAACGGGAGAAATATCCATGGAGTAACAAAATAGAAAAGCTATTTTGGCGTGGAAGGGACTCGAGACGTGAACGTTTGGATTTAATAGGCTTGGCTCACAAACATCCTGATAAAATCGATGCAGCTATAACGAACTTTTTCTTTTTCCGCGATGAGGAAAATAAATATGGGCCAAAAGTACCGCATAttagttttttggaattttttaag TACAAATACCAATTGAATATTGATGGAACTGTTGCTTCGTACCGTTTGCCATATCTTTTAGGTGGAGGTTCTGCTGTATTAAAGCAAACTTCTCATTTTTACGAACATTTTTATCATAAACTAATACCCCATAAACATTATATACCGGTTAAACGTGATCTCTCGGATTTAATAGAAACTATAACATGGATACGTGAAAATGACTCAAAGGCTCAAGAGATAGCAAAAAATGCCCAAGAGTTTGTCAACAGTCATCTAACTCCCGGCCATATCTATTGTTATCATATGGCTTTATTTAAG GAATGGAGCAACCGCTTAGTTTCGCCAGTCATAGTTCTACCCGAAATGGAAAAGCTCGAACAAACACACAGTTGCAGCTGCAAAGAAACCCACACAAGAGATGAGCTGTAA
- the Nup62 gene encoding nucleoporin 62 — MNFQLPSTTTATATGFSFGNTTAAQPAASKTGTGFSFGATGAGDAGAKPLSFGFGTPSSTAITAATAPATTTPSLGLGTGGTTPSFGFGAAATTPAATTQTPTLGTASAPAATGFGGFGAATPATNPTTTAAQPSTTAPAPLTSGFSFGAPAASATTSTSTPTSTTQAASAANTTLTAAAPASTVVTSKPPATGGFASLTTATKTTDSSAVVNASQLSYNQLEEHINKWTLELEEQEKVFTDQATQINAWDKVLISNNQKILDLNDAVQKVKSDQQTLEQELEFIATQHKELEESIVPLQKEFLKIPQVDVERSQTYLMVENLDTQLKQMSEDLKEIIDNLNESNKCQDNSDPIIQIGKILNAHMSSLQWIEQNTANIGNKLEDITKMHETFKRDSERSFRSAYYN, encoded by the coding sequence ATGAATTTTCAATTACCATCTACTACTACCGCAACAGCCACGGGCTTTTCTTTTGGCAACACAACAGCTGCTCAACCGGCTGCCTCAAAAACGGGAACGGGATTTTCATTTGGCGCCACTGGAGCCGGTGATGCTGGTGCTAAGCCATTAAGTTTTGGTTTTGGTACACCCAGCTCTACAGCAATAACCGCTGCAACTGCTCCAGCAACTACAACTCCATCTTTAGGTTTAGGAACTGGTGGCACAACTCCatcatttggttttggagcagcTGCGACAACTCCCGCGGCTACGACTCAAACACCAACATTGGGTACTGCATCAGCTCCAGCAGCAACTGGTTTTGGAGGGTTTGGTGCAGCTACACCGGCAACAAATCCCACAACAACAGCTGCACAACCATCAACAACGGCTCCAGCTCCTTTAACGAGTGGCTTTAGTTTTGGTGCACCGGCTGCTTCTGCCACAACCTCAACCTCCACACCAACATCAACAACACAAGCCGCTTCAGCGGCCAATACAACGTTAACAGCTGCTGCACCAGCATCGACTGTGGTAACCTCAAAGCCACCAGCTACTGGTGGTTTCGCAAGTTTGACGACAGCCACCAAAACAACCGATTCCTCAGCAGTTGTCAATGCTTCACAGTTATCGTATAACCAATTAGAGGAACATATTAATAAATGGACTTTGGAGCTGGAAGAACAGGAAAAAGTTTTCACCGATCAGGCGACACAAATCAATGCCTGGGACAAAGTTTTGATTAGTAATAATCAAAAGATTTTGGATTTAAACGACGCAGTACAGAAAGTCAAATCTGATCAACAGACTCTGGAACAAGAGTTAGAATTTATTGCCACTCAACATAAAGAACTTGAAGAGAGTATTGTACCACTACAAAAGGAATTCCTAAAAATCCCGCAAGTAGACGTTGAACGCTCCCAAACCTATTtaatggttgaaaatttggataccCAATTGAAACAGATGTCCGAAGATCTTAAGGAGATTATTGATAATCTAAATGAGTCGAATAAATGCCAAGACAACAGTGATCCAATTatacaaattggaaaaattctaaATGCCCATATGAGTTCTTTACAATGGATCGAACAAAATACGGCAAATATTGGCAACAAACTGGAGGATATAACAAAAATGCATGAGACATTTAAAAGGGATTCGGAAAGATCATTTCGATCGGCCTATTATAATTGA